A single window of bacterium DNA harbors:
- the cas2 gene encoding CRISPR-associated endonuclease Cas2, giving the protein MMVLVVYDVSTENAEGRRRLRRVAQVCEDYGQRVQNSVFECLVDPGQWTTLRAKLVDEANAKQDSLRFYFLGSNWKRRVEHVGAKEAYDPEGPLII; this is encoded by the coding sequence ATGATGGTTCTCGTGGTGTACGATGTAAGTACTGAAAACGCGGAGGGGCGCAGGCGATTGCGCCGTGTGGCGCAGGTCTGCGAGGATTACGGCCAGCGGGTGCAGAACTCGGTTTTTGAATGTCTGGTCGATCCCGGGCAGTGGACCACGCTACGGGCAAAACTGGTGGATGAAGCAAACGCCAAACAGGATAGCCTTCGCTTCTACTTTCTGGGAAGCAACTGGAAAAGACGGGTGGAGCATGTCGGGGCGAAAGAGGCCTACGATCCGGAAGGGCCTTTGATTATCTGA